One Aphelocoma coerulescens isolate FSJ_1873_10779 chromosome 5, UR_Acoe_1.0, whole genome shotgun sequence DNA segment encodes these proteins:
- the LOC138112047 gene encoding malignant fibrous histiocytoma-amplified sequence 1 homolog gives MAQPRACQEQEDRFREVNLSTQRLRVLPPAVLSNSMLESLDLDRNKLRSITGISKLCNLKKLILSKNEFVDFPSEIQSLVCLERLELNQNQIRIIPEGVFSHLPRLKHLRLNNNRLCALPRDLAACQGSLQYLNISNNLFRTFPQPVLQLAHLQEFHVQNNALRQLPKELFQGQSLKVFKASGNPLREPPSEVCAGGIQQIQNYFNQLQHGLGQEDKRVKTLFLGASLAGKSTICRSLKQGQSKLVPKEERTVGIEISEFQIKDFTFLFWDFAGQLEYYVTHHVFITPQALVILVINLHMYQTNDKTFKELVGFWINNLSMRVPNSVVLPVGTHVDCCQEQEVAEKTHDIMARITAMLAERKSNLAHFINNLEGSEEPKFYVDQWERLKEMESCTLTILNLVAINCTDHHDIKKLEATILEHVKNEELFPEVFRVLPPVYRQVEAAIVDIARSEEVADHGMMDLQYLLSKLSQHKHLASLGRELLQDVLRYLHRIGLVVWYEEIKHLESTVFLQPTFLITMFKLLVRYRLVQQLESISVETLIGEHATIRDRANWVWTFKSKAMLCHQAVRALVKHQLCSEGMWDVFEEIMGHRPHRGRGKLFSLLEHFELCLEVKHTEVLNPQAREFVPGKPWETTRSQDESWYLFPTYLNQTEEVSEVWGGDHPEDLHIRAYFSPEIPEGFFQRFLVKACSFYSTHWVAKVTCLLVCNGKPLLIKENNQRAYSYLELCCRKPSERTGFQFAWDFLVAVVLIIQKLAEEWPGLHVCVKTPCRTSGCPAEFLWPDMDGAGAMTKEDIKTCGTCGHRFGAELLLPKVPRQLEEPLAQPSAHYYVTSYGTTTFGPSSIQVTRQNISIE, from the exons ATggcccagcccagagcct GTCAGGAGCAGGAGGACAGATTTCGTGAAGTGAATCTCTCTACCCAGAGGCTGCGTGTGCTCCCGCCTGCAGTCCTGAGCAATTCCATGCTGGAGAGCCTTGACCTCGACAGGAACAAGCTCAGGAGCATCACCGGCATTTCTAAGCTTTGCAACCTCAAGAAGCTGATACTGTCCAAGAATGAGTTTGTGGATTTCCCCAGTGAAATCCAGAGCCTGGTCTGTTTGGAGAGGCTTGAGCTGAATCAGAACCAAATCCGGATCATCCCAGAGGGAGTTTTCTCCCATCTCCCCAGGCTTAAGCACTTGCGGCTGAACAACAATCGTCTCTGTGCCCTCCCCAGGGACCTGGCAGCTTGTCAAGGCAGCCTTCAGTACCTCAACATCTCCAACAACCTGTTCCGGACCTTCCCGCAGCCTGTCCTGCAGCTGGCACACTTACAGGAGTTCCATGTGCAGAATAATGCCCTTCGCCAGCTCCCCAAGGAGCTCTTCCAGGGACaatccctgaaagtgtttaaGGCCAGTGGGAATCCCCTCCGGGAGCCACCCAGTGAAGTGTGTGCTGGTGGCATTCAGCAGATCCAAAATTACTTCAACCAGCTTCAGCATGGTTTGGGGCAGGAGGACAAGAGGGTCAAGACCCTGTTCTTGGGGGCTTCACTGGCGGGGAAGTCCACCATCTGCAGAAGCCTGAAGCAAGGGCAATCCAAACTGGTTCCCAAGGAAGAACGAACAGTTGGCATAGAGATCAGTGAGTTCCAGATCAAGGACTTCACGTTTCTCTTCTGGGACTTTGCCGGCCAGCTGGAATACTACGTGACTCACCACGTGTTCATCACCCCACAGGCGCTCGTCATCCTTGTCATCAATCTTCACAT GTACCAAACTAATGACAAAACTTTCAAGGAGCTTGTTGGTTTCTGGATCAACAACCTGTCCATGCGAGTGCCAAACTCGGTGGTGCTTCCTGTGGGAACCCATGTGGActgctgccaggagcaggaggtAGCAGAGAAGACACATGACATCATGGCCAGGATCACAGCCATGCtggcagagagaaaaagcaACCTTGCTCACTTCATCAACAACCTGGAGGGCAGTGAGGAGCCCAAGTTTTACGTGGACCAGTGGGAGAGGCTGAAAGAGATGGAGAGCTGCACATTAACC ATCTTAAATTTAGTTGCTATCAACTGCACGGATCACCATGACATCAAAAAGCTCGAGGCCACTATTTTGGAGCACGTGAAGAATGAGGAGCTCTTCCCCGAGGTCTTCCGAGTGCTGCCGCCCGTCTACAGGCAGGTGGAAGCTGCCATCGTGGATATTGCACGGAGCGAGGAGGTGGCAGACCATG GCATGATGGACCTCCAGTACCTACTCAGCAAACTCTCCCAGCACAAGCACCTGGCCAGCCTGGGCAGAGAGCTCCTCCAGGACGTCTTGCGGTACCTCCACCGCATTGGGCTCGTCGTGTGGTATGAGGAAATCAAGCACTTGGAAAGCACCGTCTTTCTCCAGCCTACCTTTTTAATAACGATGTTCAAG CTCCTGGTGCGGTACCGCCTCGTCCAGCAGCTCGAGAGCATCTCTGTGGAGACGCTGATTGGGGAACACGCCACCATCAGAGACAGAGCCAACTGGGTGTGGACCTTCAAGTCAAAGGCAATGCTGTGCCACCAGGCTGTGCGTGCCTTGGTGAAGCACCAGCTCTGTTCAGAAGGGATGTGGGATGTCTTTGAGGAAATCATGGGACACAGGCCTcacagagggagagggaagctCTTCAGCCTCCTGGAGCACTTTGAGCTCTGCCTGGAGGTGAAGCACACCGAAGTGCTCAACCCGCAGGCCAGGGAGTTTGTGCCTGGAAAGCCATGGGAGACAACACGGAGCCAAGACGAGTCCTGGTACTTGTTCCCAACCTATCTGAACCAGACAGAGGAAGTGTCTGAGGTGTGGGGAGGAGATCACCCCGAGGACCTCCACATCCGTGCCTACTTCTCACCCGAAATCCCTGAGGGCTTCTTCCAGAG GTTCCTGGTGAAAGCTTGCTCCTTCTATTCCACGCACTGGGTGGCGAAGGTGACCTGCCTGCTTGTATGCAATGGCAAACCTCTGCTGATCAAAGAGAATAACCAGAGGGCCTACAGCTAcctggagctctgctgcagaAAGCCATCAGAAAGGACAG GGTTCCAGTTTGCCTGGGACTTCCTCGTGGCAGTTGTGCTCATCATCCAGAAGCTCGCTGAGGAGTGGCCGGGGCTGCATGTGTGTGTGAAGACTCCCTGCCGAACGTCCGGCTGTCCCGCAGAGTTCCTCTGGCCGGACATGGATGGTGCAGGTGCCAT GACAAAGGAAGACATTAAAACCTGTGGAACGTGTGGGCACCGTTTtggtgcagagctgctcctgcccaaAG TACCCAGGCAGCTGGAggagcccctggcacagccctctGCTCACTATTACGTGACAAGCTACGGGACCACCACGTTTGGACCTAGCAGCATCCAGGTCACTAGGCAG AACATCTCCATTGAGTGA
- the IRF7 gene encoding interferon regulatory factor 7, whose protein sequence is MAAPEKEGEAQKLRFGQWLLNAISSGSYRGLCWIDPGHTTFRVPWKHNARKDITSSDVEVFKAWAKVSGRYEEGSEDPAKWKTNFRCALSSTQMFKLEDDHSKRGDDPHKVFSVISATLQHSKEGDSSIPKPVVDQQPAQQQLQLEHDSQDMASAIAVPGPTDPQLSILEELLQQCDISPRDLGSLAQSWVPTGGFPAGDSPHQDVMLQPHQDALLQLYADPSQNNCFPPTTFPQWVPPVEQPTLDTYHPPGLMPPEATGAMPLPCHLTEGTVPTQYPAEATFFVPAASPVPQPRLLLDNTDGIVSILDVTIYYRGKEFHREVVGGSHCLLTYQPPSLPEAPCPWHVVRFPSPASMADSKQRRLTEELLGVAGLQLEQRAYKVFATRREKCKVFWALSQQLEGVEEPPPNLLCRDQETPIFDFHEFCTELRDFRNGQRQRSPDFTIYLCFGQAFSKTRPKESKLILVKVVPKFCEYYYEQVLQEGASSLDSHTLSLQLSNSFDLMELIEQYNMQLG, encoded by the exons ATGGCAGCGCCGGAGAAGGAGGG GGAAGCCCAGAAGCTGCGGTTCGGGCAGTGGCTGCTGAACGCCATCAGCAGCGGGAGCTACCGGGGGCTGTGCTGGATCGACCCTGGCCATACCACATTTCGCGTCCCCTGGAAACACAACGCCAGGAAGGACATCACCAGCAGTGACGTGGAGGTCTTCAAG gcCTGGGCAAAGGTCAGTGGGCGGTATGAGGAAGGCTCCGAGGACCCGGCCAAGTGGAAGACCAACTTCCGCTGTGCCCTGAGCAGCACCCAGATGTTCAAGCTGGAAGATGACCATTCCAAGCGTGGTGATGATCCACACAAGGTCTTCTCCGTTATCTCAG CCACCCTCCAGCACAGCAAGGAGGGAGATTCCAGCATTCCTAAACCTGTGGTGGACCAGCAGCCAGcacaacagcagctccag ctggagcatGACTCCCAAGACATGGCCTCAGCAATCGCTGTCCCAG GACCTACTGACCCACAGCTCTCGattctggaggagctgctgcagcagtgtgacATCTCCCCCCGTGACCTTGGCTCGCTGGCCCAGTCCTGGGTGCCCACAG GTGGTTTCCCTGCAGGGGACAGTCCCCACCAGGATGTCATGCTCCAGCCTCACCAGGacgccctgctccagctttaTGCAGACCCCAGCCAAAACAACTGCTTCCCTCCCACGACATTTCCACAATGGGTTCCCCCGGTGGAGCAGCCCACCTTGGACACCTACCACCCACCGGGCCTCATGCCACCAGAAGCGACAG GGGCCATGCCACTGCCGTGCCACCTGACAGAGGGCACGGTCCCCACGCAGTACCCAGCGGAGGCAACGTTCTTCgtgcctgctgccagccctgtgccacagccACGGCTGCTGCTGGATAACACAG ATGGCATCGTCTCCATCCTGGATGTCACCATCTACTACCGGGGGAAGGAGTTCCACCGGGAGGTGGTTGGGGGCAGCCACTGCCTGCTGACATACCAGCCCCCCAGTCTGCCGGAGGCCCCGTGCCCCTGGCACGTGGTGCGcttccccagccccgccagcatGGCCGACAGCAAGCAGCGGCGCCTCAccgaggagctgctgggcgtcgcggggctgcagctggagcaacGCGCCTACAAGGTCTTTGCCACCCGCCGGGAGAAGTGCAAGGTGTTCTGGGCCTTGTCCCAGCAGCTCGAGGGGGTCGAGGAGCCCCCACCCAACCTGCTCTGCCGGGACCAGGAAACACCCATCTTTGACTTCCATGAGTTTTGCACAG AGCTGAGGGACTTCCGCAATGGCCAAAGGCAGCGATCCCCTGACTTCACCATCTACCTCTGCTTTGGGCAGGCCTTCTCCAAGACCAGGCCTAAGGAGTCCAAGCTCATCCTGGTCAAG GTGGTGCCCAAGTTCTGCGAGTATTACTACgagcaggtgctgcaggagggagccTCCTCCCTCGACAGCCACACCCTCAGCCTGCAGCTCTCCAACTCCTTCGACCTCATGGAGCTCATCGAGCAGTACAACATGCAGCTGGGCTGA